Below is a genomic region from Balaenoptera acutorostrata chromosome 9, mBalAcu1.1, whole genome shotgun sequence.
ATGAAAACACTCAGATGTGCTAGTATTCttgagaaataatagaaaatctgaTGTGCAGGGTTTTAGACAATGGGGACTTTTTACCTGAAAAGAACACCATGAAACAAATCTTAAGAACATGTGAGGACCAGACACAGGCCCAAGAGGTCAGCAACCTTCCTTGGTGTATCTGCGGGAAACAGGAGCCCAGGTCCAGCCAGCAGTGGAGGGAGATGGGAGTGGGTACCTCGGAGGCCTGGTGTCCAGCTCTATTACTTTCTATAAGACTCTGGGCTGCCTGCAACCTCTTCTCTTTAGAAGCCatttctcacctctaaaatgggggGAGAAATTCCTCCCCACCTGGCTCTTTTGAAAATTAGGTGCACTTGAATCCATAGGAGCGCTTTCAAGTAGTGttgcttaaaattctttttaagccGAGCACTGCTGCATTGGCCTAAGAATTCACACCTCCCACAGGACCCCTTTCCAAACTCTGTTAGAGTTTCCCAGGTTAGATCTGGTCTTGCTTTGATCCAATTAGTCTTTAAACCTATCATCTACCCTGTGGAACAAGATCAAAAGTTTTCTGACAACCACCTTTATGAaccaacatttagaaaaaaatctctcaaaGCAACGTGTAATGTTAGGGTGGGAATGCTTCTTCCCATTCCTGGCTCCCCTGAAGAGTGACTTTTCCCTAAATGCTCCTGGTCACTTCTCCCACCTCTTCCTGCTCCATTCAGTGGAGAAGTGAGTTACTCAACCAGACAGCTCAGGGTGGCCCTACCTCTCCCTTCTACTTGATATCTGTCTGCCTGCATAGGGTATGGTGCATTTACTGGTAAGTCTGTTACTGCTCTGGACCCCAGAATTACACAGACTCAATCTCCTGTTCTTCCTCAGGCATAGCTGGACACCTGGAGGACAAGGCCTTGACCCTTACACTTACGGCCTGGCTTAGAGCAGTCCTGGGCACATGCTCTCTGTGTCTATACAGGTAAGGCCAGAGGACGGCCAGGCTTCCATGAGCATGAAGGGAATTACATGGGCAATATTTTTCTCATAGCACAATAGTTCGGTAAGAGACAGGATATATGAGGAAATGACGTGGAGTCTGGGTGTAGACTTGTTTTTAAACACACGTGAGACATATAGTTATGGTTATGGCCAACATTAACCCTAGAAATATCTCTCCTGAGAAACAGTTCTAAGCCACAAGGCTACTTAAAGTCAGAACAGAAAGTGGACTCCTGGTTCAAActcttccctattttttttttctcttctgtctgcCTTGAACCTTGGTCCATGACTAAAGACACATACTCTCTTATAACATATAACCTCTTACTAGCTTGGACTTCTATGCTTGACATCCTAATGTACCCCCAGGTCATGAATCTGCCTGTGCTAAAAGCATGATCAAGCTTAGACTATCAGCACTTGATTAAAAGCGTGAGCTCTTTTGTCTCTGTATTTAACCGtcaattttctaaaaattgtgttttttaagTCAATTTCCTTTTAGTAAATATTTCATGCTGCTGAAATGAAGATGGTTTCTTTTAAAACGCTAATTTTCATCAGTAGTCATGGATAGAAATTGGCATTTATTCCTCATCAGAATGATGAATAATACTGGTATATGACCAAGAAATGTAGTAATTGTTCTAAAGAGCATTgacaaaaaagataaaaccctTTAATTTCAATACAAATTACTCTTAATTTTAACTGGAAGATACCAACTCTTCTCAGAAGCATTCTCTTTAGGACTGCCCTCTCCATGAGTCACAGAAATTCTGCCTGATGGCCGTGGACAAAGCCACAGCTATGAGCAAGCACTGCTGGTTTTTCCTAAGACATTTCTGCAATTCTCACTTCTCTATAAACCaggtaggtttctttttttcacttttttttattgtggtaaaatctacataatatttatcattttcaccatttttaggtgtacagttcagtgccCTAAGTACAATCACATTGTTATGCAGTCATCATCACTATCCATCGGTACAACTCCGTCATCATCCCATACTGAAATTCTATCCCTATCAAACAATAACCTCCCATTCTCTTcttccccaacccccagctcctggtaaccactctTCTGCTTTCTATCTCCATGATAAATCAAGTAGTTTGCCTCACCATAATGAAAGCTGGTTACAAGATAGGCCCCAAAGTACATAGAGAAGAACTGGAGATGATCACAGCCAGAAAGCACAGGCAGGCTGCTAGATGAACACTGAGAAAAGAGGAGAGTCTGGGGCACATCCCAAATGATGCTTTGAGACTGAAGCAGGGAAAGGGGCCACAAACAGGTGTCCCACTAGCAATCTCCTGGTCCCCTGATCCTGGATGGAAATGTACTCTCCTGAGGATGCACAGAACTGTTCCCACTTTTCTGGGACTCATCAGCATCGTGTACCGCTAAGGGTCCAAGTGGCATTGCCATGGGACACTCTCTATACAACCTGAGCTTGACGTAGGAAAAGTTTTTCCCTAAAGACCAAAAATGTGAGCACTGGATACAGGAGTAAAGAAGACTCCAGGAGCCGCGCGGGAGCAGCGCagcgacggcggcggcggcggttgCTATTCGGAGCCGTTGAGACGCCTCTGCGGCAGCTGGTGGCGCAGGTGGCTTGCGTGGACGCGGGCAGAGGCGGCCGGCCCGCCACCGCAGCCTCAGCGCCCGCGGCCCCGGAAGGCGCGTCGGGACACCCCGAGGCATCCTCCCCCTCCCGCCGCCGCGGGAGCATCGGCTGCCGTCCGCCCTCCCGCATCCCCTCGCGGTCCGCACCGCCACACCTCCTCCCTGTGCTGGGACCCCCGGCCTCGCCCCCGAAACATGACTCGCGATTTCAAACCTGGGGACCTCATCTTCGCCAAGATGAAAGGTTATCCTCATTGGCCAGCTTGAGTAGATGAAGTTCCTGATGGAGCTGTAAAACCACCCACAAACAAActacccattttcttttttggaactcATGAGACTGCTTTTTTAGGCCCAAAGGACGTATTTCCTTactcagaaaataaggaaaagtacGGCAAACCAAATAAACGAAAAGGCTTTAATGAAGGTTTATGGGAGATAGATAACAATCCGAAAGTGAAATTTTCAAGTCAACAGGCATCAACTAAACAATCAAATGCGTCATCTGATGTTGaagttgaagaaaaagaaactagtgTTTCAAAGGAAGATACTGACCATGAAGAAAAAGCCAGCAACGAGGATGTGACTAAAGCAGTTGACATAACCACTTCAAAAGCTGccagaagagggagaaagagaaaggcagaaaaacaaGTAGAAACCGAGGAGGCAGGAGTAGTGACTACAGCAACAGCATCTGTTAATCTAAAAGTGAGTCCTAAAAGAGGACGACCTGCAGCTACAGAAGTCAAGATTCCAAAACCAAGAGGCAGACCCAAAATGGTAAAACAGCCCTGTCCTTCGGAGAGTGACATGGTAACTGAAGAAgacaaaagtaagaaaaaagggCGAGAGGAAAAACAACCTAAAAAGCAGCTTAAAAAGGATGAAGAGGgccagaaggaagaagataaGCCAAGAAAAGAGCCAgataaaaaagaggggaaaaaagaagttgaatcaaaaaggaaaaatttagcTAAAACAGGGCTTACATCAACCTCTGATTCTGAAGAGGAAGGAGATGATCAAGAAggtgaaaagaagagaaaaggtagAAGAAACTTTCAGACTGCTCATAGAAGGAATATGCTGAAAGGCCAACATGAGAAAGAAGCAGCAGATAGAAAACGCAAGCAAGAGGAACAAATGGAAACTGAGCACCAAACAACATGTAAtctacagtaataaaaaatatatctcatTTTGGGCTCAAAGCATTAATCCAGTTACTGAAAAGAGAATACAAGTGGAGCAAACAAGAGATGAAGATCTTGAGACAGACTCATTGGACtgaatttccccctcccccccccttgATGGAAGAATGTTCCAGATTCTAAATTGAGGACTTCATTAATGGCTGTGTTATGATTGTTAAAAAACATTTCCTATAAGATACACACTACATATTAAGGTCGGCCATCATTCCTGTTAAAAGATTTTTACCAAGCTTAAAATGAAGCTTTGTGTTTGAAAGTTATAATAAGCTCAGATGAAGATGGTGgttgtacattatttcatttagaaaatataaaaattcattttgttttgaagCTAGGTGTTAAACTGGAGTAGCTACTATACCCCCGGAGAATGGGGCAGTTGTGCCCTTCCCTTGACATTCCTTTGTTGTTCAGTTCTTTAGAAGATTAATCATTGTTTTTTAATCCTGAGAGATTAAACAGTAGActtgttaagaaaacaaaaatgaaactgtaaccaaaattttaaaataaagttttttaaaagaagactcCAAACAGCAACAGTAGAGAAGGCAAGGTTCTCACACTTAAAGGGGTAGAAGAAATTGAGGCTGGATCACTAGTGGTAGATCAGGCAGGAGCCTACAGACAGAGCAGAGATTAGCAGGAAGCCAAGGCAAGGAGAACAGGGACAGCATCCGAGGAGAGAAACAGCAAAAGCAGCAAGTATGGATTAGAGGGATGACAAAAGCAGCAGGCTCAGCTGAAAGACAGCAAAGCCAAAGGAAGTGTCTCATTTTATGTGGGATATTATTCTCCTCCATATCCTCCACGGGAGACTCACAGGAAAATACAAGAAGTAGAATGACAGGGGCCCTTCCTACCCCTTGGCAGGTAAAGGCTGCTGATACAGCAAGCCTACATATAAAATATGGTAAAGGAGATCCACCTAGGCCCACGAGTTGGTGATATTCAGGGAGATATTTGGgttaataataaatgaaacagaaataagaagTCTTGAAACTATCGGAGAGGATGAGACATTACTAttataaaaatggaagagaattaCTAAGCAAGGGGAAGACTGATGGAGTTAGGTTTTTAACAAATGCACATTAACTCCGTAGCTTCACTAAATACCAATCCTAGACAGGTACATAGTCCCTTCTCAACCCTTCTGCCAAAGTACTTCGGATGAAGTACCCCACAGAGCCTGGGGTTCCTCCTGGGTTTTCCCAGGGCCCTAACAGTCACATACTGATTCCCACTGTTGTGACTCTGGGAGTCTGTGTCAAAATGCCTTTGGACAACCTTGCAGAATTAAGTCTAAGGAGCATCTCTGCCATTTGCCATGCTATCATGAGGCTTTCTTCTACTGTAAACATAGGGACTGGTACATGTCACTTGGAAGGCAGGGCACATCAGAGCTTAAACAACTCCACTTTCATAAATAACGTATAAAAAATGTACAAGGAAACGGGATGAAAGCATAAggtttttgatcatctttataaCTTACATACTACCTTGGGAATGTCTGCATGTTTCCTGCTTTATAATTTGTTAGAAACTAGAAGGGAGCCCCTTTCTCATTGccccaaaatgagaaagaagttaCAATTAGGTGTCATCACTATTAATCaagttaggtataaaataagggTGCAGGTTATCTCAAGGTGAAGAATGTTATGAGTGAGGAGTTTGACCCCTTTCTAAGACAGGGAGTCACTCAATTACTTCTCACATCTT
It encodes:
- the LOC130708803 gene encoding LOW QUALITY PROTEIN: PC4 and SFRS1-interacting protein-like (The sequence of the model RefSeq protein was modified relative to this genomic sequence to represent the inferred CDS: substituted 1 base at 1 genomic stop codon), which encodes MTRDFKPGDLIFAKMKGYPHWPAXVDEVPDGAVKPPTNKLPIFFFGTHETAFLGPKDVFPYSENKEKYGKPNKRKGFNEGLWEIDNNPKVKFSSQQASTKQSNASSDVEVEEKETSVSKEDTDHEEKASNEDVTKAVDITTSKAARRGRKRKAEKQVETEEAGVVTTATASVNLKVSPKRGRPAATEVKIPKPRGRPKMVKQPCPSESDMVTEEDKSKKKGREEKQPKKQLKKDEEGQKEEDKPRKEPDKKEGKKEVESKRKNLAKTGLTSTSDSEEEGDDQEGEKKRKGRRNFQTAHRRNMLKGQHEKEAADRKRKQEEQMETEHQTTCNLQ